In Vibrio celticus, one genomic interval encodes:
- a CDS encoding helix-turn-helix domain-containing protein translates to MVESFSTQLPIFWFKTLDSAIQARIGDSSDIWSGAEVYKQLCSAESISAYQLQTAITNIYQRFDHELIDLFDESARHFDELEMGAPVMAMLTAPNLASFCQLLSRYSTHIHPLLKIFSRETECGDIELWTVTPEYIDETTLMTHISLGLYFSIMIKLVRRYLNAPNQKLSIHIHKNTIGDEFLSVYERVFNVEMKEGFPARYLLFPNDLVQAKPRQFQADFHAELVRIADQQMEKTLKTNLIYKVNETFKVLAVKDTNLDSVANNLHISPRTLNRKLKQQGVSFRRLFDKYRLELSLTLLNQNDGNITYVAHELGFSDSSAFSRAFKNWTGHSPTELRS, encoded by the coding sequence ATGGTGGAAAGTTTTAGTACTCAGTTGCCCATATTTTGGTTTAAAACTTTAGATTCTGCTATTCAGGCTAGAATTGGAGACAGCAGCGATATCTGGTCGGGAGCAGAGGTCTATAAACAACTTTGCTCCGCCGAATCGATCTCGGCTTATCAGCTTCAAACCGCCATCACCAATATCTACCAACGCTTTGATCATGAACTGATCGACCTGTTTGATGAATCCGCTCGCCACTTCGATGAGCTTGAGATGGGCGCTCCGGTAATGGCTATGCTCACTGCACCAAACCTTGCCAGCTTTTGCCAGCTTCTGAGTCGATACTCAACTCACATACATCCACTACTGAAAATATTCAGTCGCGAAACAGAGTGTGGTGACATAGAACTTTGGACAGTAACCCCAGAGTACATCGACGAAACTACCCTGATGACACACATCAGCTTAGGGCTCTATTTCAGTATTATGATCAAGCTCGTTCGTAGGTACCTTAATGCGCCGAATCAAAAGCTCTCCATTCACATCCATAAGAACACCATCGGTGATGAGTTCTTGAGCGTCTATGAGCGTGTCTTTAATGTTGAAATGAAGGAAGGCTTCCCCGCCCGCTACCTCCTATTTCCTAACGATCTTGTCCAAGCGAAACCTCGCCAATTCCAAGCCGACTTTCATGCAGAGTTAGTACGAATCGCCGACCAACAGATGGAAAAAACATTAAAAACCAACCTAATCTACAAAGTGAATGAAACGTTCAAAGTGCTCGCGGTGAAAGACACCAACCTAGATAGCGTGGCGAATAATCTTCACATCAGCCCTCGAACCCTGAATCGTAAACTTAAACAACAAGGTGTGAGTTTTCGTCGTTTGTTCGATAAATACCGACTTGAGCTGAGCCTGACGCTACTAAATCAAAACGACGGCAACATTACCTATGTGGCTCACGAACTTGGCTTCTCAGACTCGAGCGCATTCAGTCGAGCATTCAAAAACTGGACTGGACACTCACCTACTGAACTCAGGTCGTAA
- a CDS encoding DUF2860 family protein, producing MKHIIFLFLASLTLAPYSFAALAPSEGFSGNMTFLTGFTANSSNLDVGQSNHQSQADLTSSGNTEAEGMVAVLGSVQYTFGALNHKQFFLGTSRDDIITGTLAFEIGYRQQVESGMVVDFSILPTLISGEVWDDPYAVDSNRKETDLTGTVVRMQLSRIMGSNFNLDVASGESDVKKENTGLKGLGLTDEERALMIRERKYFYLKSGYQYFLKDGSGILTPSMNVFSSDSEGDALSFLSLGAEINLAKRYGNHGLALTLNAAKRSYDKENPIFNKTREDKDFGAFVAYEYANIFDAKNWSLVSLLGAKTTNSNIEYYQSSQYVVSVGVDYKF from the coding sequence ATGAAACATATTATTTTCCTATTCTTGGCAAGTCTGACGCTTGCGCCATACTCATTCGCAGCTCTAGCACCAAGCGAAGGCTTCAGTGGCAACATGACCTTCCTAACCGGCTTCACCGCAAACTCAAGCAACCTCGATGTTGGTCAAAGCAACCATCAATCTCAAGCTGATTTAACGTCGTCGGGTAATACGGAAGCCGAGGGAATGGTCGCTGTTTTGGGTTCAGTGCAATACACCTTTGGCGCTTTGAATCACAAACAGTTTTTCTTAGGTACCTCAAGAGACGACATCATCACAGGTACGCTGGCATTTGAAATTGGATATAGGCAGCAAGTGGAAAGTGGCATGGTGGTTGATTTTTCTATCTTGCCAACTCTGATATCTGGCGAAGTGTGGGATGACCCTTATGCTGTTGACTCAAATAGGAAAGAAACCGACCTCACTGGCACTGTGGTTCGAATGCAGCTTTCAAGAATAATGGGCTCGAACTTTAATCTCGATGTCGCTTCTGGTGAGTCAGACGTTAAAAAAGAAAACACCGGTCTAAAGGGGCTTGGTTTAACTGACGAAGAACGCGCACTGATGATTCGAGAACGAAAGTACTTTTATCTCAAGTCTGGTTATCAGTACTTCTTGAAAGATGGGTCAGGCATTCTCACACCTTCAATGAATGTTTTCTCTTCAGATTCTGAGGGTGATGCACTGTCGTTCTTGAGCCTTGGCGCGGAAATCAACCTAGCGAAAAGATACGGAAATCATGGTCTTGCTTTAACACTCAATGCAGCAAAACGCAGCTATGATAAAGAGAACCCAATTTTTAATAAGACACGTGAAGACAAAGACTTTGGCGCCTTCGTTGCTTATGAATACGCCAATATCTTTGATGCAAAAAACTGGTCTCTGGTGTCACTACTCGGCGCCAAGACAACGAATTCAAACATTGAGTATTACCAATCATCACAATATGTGGTTTCAGTCGGTGTTGATTACAAATTCTAA
- a CDS encoding ISL3 family transposase, which produces MPNYTFLTSFWEGFQIVKSHQTASLITLTLKPNFEEKCLCGLEAEAIHEYQWRHVKKAMLLGVPVELSVQTRRIKCRDCGIKTESLSWLEPYARITKRLKNHIEQLLPLLPIKHISQLTSVHWHTIKEIDKRRLRQVVSSVKWEELRQLVMDEFAIFKGHRYATVIADAKTHQVIWIGLGRSRKDIRPFFELLGKHGNNIEAVAMDMNTAFDLEVQAHCPNAKIVYDLFHVVAKFGREVMDRVRVDQANKLKQDKKARQWVKRSRWVLLKNRGNLNPRQDSYLTEILNINKDLMTTYILGAQLKELWYCESEAHAKGLWEAWWAQVQESGIKPLKEFARKLSPYLHGIIASASYPLNTCTLEGINNKIKLIKRTGYGYRDTDYFFLKIKSAFPGKPR; this is translated from the coding sequence ATGCCGAATTATACTTTCCTAACTTCATTCTGGGAAGGCTTTCAAATAGTAAAGTCTCATCAGACAGCATCACTGATTACCCTGACTCTTAAACCTAACTTTGAGGAAAAGTGCCTTTGTGGTCTTGAAGCCGAAGCTATTCATGAGTATCAATGGCGTCATGTAAAAAAGGCCATGTTGCTCGGTGTTCCTGTTGAACTTTCCGTTCAAACACGAAGAATTAAGTGTCGTGACTGCGGCATAAAAACAGAGTCTCTATCTTGGTTAGAGCCTTATGCTCGTATCACGAAGCGCTTAAAAAATCATATAGAACAACTGCTGCCTCTTCTTCCCATTAAGCATATCTCCCAGTTAACGAGCGTACATTGGCACACCATTAAAGAGATAGATAAACGCCGACTTCGACAAGTTGTATCGTCAGTGAAATGGGAAGAGCTAAGGCAACTCGTCATGGACGAGTTCGCTATCTTTAAAGGGCACAGGTATGCCACGGTCATTGCTGACGCTAAGACTCATCAAGTCATTTGGATAGGGTTAGGCCGTAGCCGCAAGGACATACGACCGTTCTTCGAGCTGTTAGGCAAGCATGGCAATAATATCGAAGCGGTCGCGATGGACATGAATACGGCTTTTGACCTTGAAGTTCAAGCGCACTGCCCGAACGCAAAAATCGTTTACGACTTATTCCATGTTGTTGCTAAGTTCGGTCGTGAGGTCATGGATAGAGTCAGAGTCGACCAAGCCAACAAACTCAAGCAAGATAAAAAAGCGAGGCAATGGGTCAAGCGCTCACGCTGGGTGTTGTTGAAAAATAGAGGCAACTTAAATCCACGGCAAGACAGCTATCTTACAGAAATATTGAATATCAATAAGGACTTAATGACCACTTACATCCTCGGAGCACAACTCAAAGAGCTTTGGTATTGTGAATCAGAAGCACATGCTAAAGGGCTCTGGGAGGCTTGGTGGGCACAAGTACAAGAGAGTGGAATTAAGCCATTGAAAGAGTTCGCTCGAAAACTGAGTCCTTATCTTCACGGTATTATCGCATCGGCAAGTTATCCGCTAAACACCTGCACCCTAGAAGGGATAAACAACAAGATAAAGCTAATCAAGCGAACGGGATATGGGTATCGAGATACAGACTACTTCTTCTTGAAGATAAAATCGGCTTTCCCCGGAAAGCCGCGATGA
- a CDS encoding amidase, which yields MTINELKRRDFFKVMGKGAVSAAAISLPTLANATSPTNLPSDHQTVYSPLDATEMANLIRDKKASPKEFVQEAIYKIRQTNDQVNAVVAECFDLALERANSFNPNSPFAGVPFLVKDCVDFAGLECTLGSKLNQGRKPNATSWFIRATQNAGLNTIGMTNIPEMMTLGCTQNSLYGATRNPWDLGRGVHSSTGGGAAAIAAGYVPLVHSTDGGGSSRMPASATGIFGFKPSRESLILGLTDGSTDEGFTHQSFISRTVRDAALAVSVTEHHTKNDFETPFPRTPIGMVNASLNRQIKIGVTLKDIHGRLPDKDTLAAIRSTISLLESLGHIVIEVEQPIQDGDVFMRNYMGVFGNKMASFAEQFDRLGMPLESMPDKVSDNVVYLARTMQARLKATPSLYIDSQERCRNFAINHNREFFKNIDIWLTPCANHVPLDIEYFDQKTHSGKEIWARSEKLMSYTPIENVAGHPAMSVPLYWNKQNLPVGSHFSAARGNDRLLFELAYQLEHAKPWANRKAPIAL from the coding sequence ATGACTATCAATGAATTAAAGCGCAGAGATTTTTTCAAAGTTATGGGAAAAGGCGCCGTTTCAGCTGCGGCTATCTCTCTGCCTACCTTAGCGAATGCAACTTCGCCAACCAATTTGCCTTCAGATCACCAAACCGTTTACTCGCCACTGGATGCAACTGAGATGGCGAACCTGATAAGAGACAAAAAAGCCTCGCCAAAAGAGTTTGTACAAGAAGCCATCTACAAAATTCGCCAGACCAATGATCAGGTTAATGCGGTTGTTGCTGAGTGCTTTGACTTAGCGCTTGAGCGAGCAAACTCATTTAACCCGAACTCACCCTTTGCCGGCGTGCCTTTCTTGGTGAAAGACTGCGTTGATTTTGCTGGGCTTGAATGCACCCTGGGTTCGAAGCTAAACCAAGGCAGAAAACCCAACGCGACCTCTTGGTTTATTCGAGCGACTCAAAATGCAGGGCTGAACACCATTGGCATGACGAACATCCCTGAGATGATGACACTAGGCTGCACCCAGAACTCCCTTTATGGCGCGACGCGCAACCCATGGGATCTAGGCCGAGGTGTTCACTCATCGACTGGCGGTGGCGCAGCAGCGATTGCAGCTGGCTATGTACCCTTAGTGCATTCTACTGATGGCGGCGGCTCTTCTCGTATGCCCGCTTCGGCGACTGGAATTTTTGGCTTTAAACCAAGTCGAGAATCTTTGATCTTAGGGCTAACTGACGGTTCAACAGACGAAGGTTTTACTCATCAATCGTTTATTTCGAGAACCGTTCGTGACGCTGCTTTGGCAGTTTCAGTCACAGAGCATCATACAAAAAATGACTTTGAGACGCCTTTTCCTCGAACCCCAATAGGAATGGTTAATGCTTCTCTTAACCGTCAGATAAAGATTGGCGTCACCCTCAAAGATATACACGGCAGGCTTCCCGATAAAGATACGCTCGCAGCCATTCGTTCTACGATCTCTTTGCTCGAAAGCCTTGGGCATATCGTTATCGAAGTTGAACAACCCATCCAAGATGGCGATGTGTTCATGCGTAACTACATGGGCGTATTTGGCAACAAAATGGCAAGCTTTGCTGAGCAATTCGATCGCCTAGGGATGCCGCTAGAATCGATGCCAGACAAAGTCAGCGACAACGTCGTCTATTTAGCTCGCACGATGCAAGCGCGCTTAAAAGCTACTCCTAGCTTGTATATCGACTCTCAAGAACGATGCCGAAACTTCGCGATCAATCACAACCGAGAGTTCTTTAAAAACATCGATATATGGCTCACCCCTTGTGCAAACCATGTTCCTTTGGACATCGAATATTTCGACCAGAAAACGCACTCCGGCAAAGAGATATGGGCACGTTCAGAGAAATTGATGTCCTACACGCCAATCGAAAACGTGGCTGGCCATCCGGCGATGTCGGTTCCCTTGTATTGGAACAAGCAGAACCTTCCTGTTGGTAGCCACTTTTCCGCAGCGAGAGGCAACGACCGCCTGTTATTTGAATTGGCCTATCAACTAGAACACGCCAAGCCTTGGGCAAACAGAAAAGCCCCGATTGCGCTTTAA
- a CDS encoding pentapeptide repeat-containing protein — translation MFEQHKLWLKNQGGERIQLGNTDLSNLALQDVDLRCANLIRTDFSGADLSGANMNEANITYANFSHANLNNTSFRDADLRNANMSHAQMLNVDLLRADLFRTDFSNAQVSDSAFKRIDTGNTIIELRDPTRQCLSAN, via the coding sequence ATTTTTGAACAACATAAACTCTGGCTAAAAAACCAAGGCGGCGAACGAATACAATTAGGTAATACCGATCTAAGTAATCTAGCGCTTCAAGATGTTGACCTTCGTTGCGCCAACCTGATACGTACCGATTTTAGTGGCGCCGATTTATCGGGTGCGAACATGAATGAGGCTAACATCACCTATGCCAATTTCAGCCACGCAAACCTCAACAATACCAGCTTCCGCGATGCTGACCTACGTAACGCCAACATGAGTCACGCCCAAATGCTCAACGTCGATTTACTGCGCGCCGATTTATTTCGCACCGATTTCAGCAATGCCCAAGTCAGTGACTCTGCTTTCAAACGAATCGACACAGGCAATACCATTATTGAGTTGCGAGATCCTACCCGACAGTGTCTCTCTGCCAATTAG
- a CDS encoding metal-dependent hydrolase family protein has translation MKKLITNANVFNGVDNNLIENVSILIEDNLITQIGEIDPTIADETIDAQGGTVMPGLIDAHVHITLSAPFNVIDTMTREEVAIRSAKISEEMLMRGFTTIRDVAGNTLGLKNSIDNGYATGPRILPSMAAISQTCGHSDYRQNQAQERLANGHEDSPMMKQGSMKVADGRSEVLKAVREQLFMGASQIKIMAGGGASSTFDPLDTLQFTSDEMKAAVEAASDYGTYVAAHIHTSDAMRRAAEAGVMSFEHATIMDDDIAEIIKEKGIWVIPSYFTSSLIAERKIPLPNEETYRKTERVGKAMFKSAELIKKYDIQNIAFGTDCVGETNVHATQLNELGAIEQVFDTITALRMATSNCGRLFEMSTYQHPYQEGKLGQVVEGAYADLLIIDGNPLDSVACVANTETQKLIMKDGKVYKNTL, from the coding sequence ATGAAAAAGCTAATCACTAACGCGAACGTATTTAACGGTGTTGATAACAACTTAATCGAGAACGTATCAATCCTCATCGAAGATAACTTGATCACTCAGATTGGAGAGATTGACCCAACGATTGCCGATGAAACGATTGATGCTCAAGGTGGCACAGTCATGCCAGGCCTGATTGATGCACACGTTCATATCACTTTATCTGCACCTTTCAATGTGATTGATACCATGACACGCGAAGAAGTGGCGATTCGCTCAGCGAAGATTTCGGAAGAGATGCTGATGCGCGGCTTTACTACCATTCGTGATGTAGCGGGTAACACACTTGGCCTTAAAAACAGTATCGACAACGGCTATGCCACTGGCCCACGTATTCTGCCTTCAATGGCAGCTATCTCACAAACCTGTGGTCACTCCGATTACCGTCAAAACCAAGCACAAGAGCGTTTAGCAAACGGCCATGAAGACTCACCAATGATGAAGCAAGGCTCAATGAAAGTGGCCGATGGGCGTTCAGAAGTATTGAAAGCGGTGCGTGAACAGCTATTCATGGGCGCGTCACAAATCAAGATCATGGCTGGTGGTGGCGCATCTTCAACCTTCGACCCGCTAGACACATTGCAATTTACATCAGACGAGATGAAAGCCGCAGTTGAGGCCGCTTCCGATTACGGCACTTATGTCGCTGCGCACATCCACACCTCTGATGCGATGCGCCGAGCGGCAGAAGCGGGCGTGATGTCTTTCGAACACGCGACGATCATGGACGACGACATTGCCGAGATCATTAAAGAGAAAGGCATTTGGGTGATTCCTTCTTACTTTACTTCTTCATTGATTGCAGAGCGCAAGATCCCGCTGCCGAATGAGGAGACATACCGCAAGACAGAACGCGTAGGCAAAGCCATGTTCAAGTCAGCAGAACTGATTAAGAAATACGACATCCAGAACATCGCTTTTGGCACTGACTGTGTAGGTGAAACCAACGTTCACGCGACACAATTGAATGAACTTGGTGCGATTGAGCAAGTATTCGATACCATCACCGCACTTCGCATGGCGACATCAAACTGTGGACGCTTGTTCGAGATGTCGACTTACCAGCACCCGTACCAAGAAGGCAAACTTGGTCAAGTGGTTGAAGGCGCGTATGCCGACCTATTGATCATCGATGGCAACCCACTGGACAGTGTTGCTTGTGTGGCAAACACAGAGACACAAAAACTGATCATGAAAGACGGCAAAGTGTATAAAAACACGCTTTAA
- a CDS encoding amidohydrolase has product MNNKLTLSRTAWIALLASLSAIAPVLAQANTIVQTQTAVQAQTAVKSQSADQIFTNADIYGHRESDSIVTHNGKIIFIGNQSQAHTFQGQSTDVIDLDNAFVLPGFIDNHNHVFEAASELGGNCELDSEATLEEQIPYLEACKINADTDGRGWLMGYGFSLEATLDSDSEYTPLEIIDSIFPDRPVVIMEQTSHSMWVNSKALKIARISQQSPTPQGGAYLKDQDSGKLNGILLDNAGDQVMEMAWNSQSELFEQSYQGLMFGLEEAAAHGITTIGDGRMYWKRGWYDVRLEAEQNQDLTARVSLRPWVYPSMAIPSQLEVFEKMYSDDKSRLLLVDQVKMYSDGIFINGTAKTLAPYLDTYLPQSPNGLNYIPPEQMKEWLTALEKIGFSAHIHAIGDGAVRESLDAIESIRKQGSTKPYTLTHVELINDEDVPRFRQLDVTADFQVGSDYVARHQHQWAEAFLGARRAKAMMNLDAILKTDANITLSSDWNVHDINPLVGIANSLIMGKTGLTDIYTAIDAYTLNAAKSLGIEDVTGSIEVGKSADFAILDRDITTVSARQIAKTQVLMTVLRGDVVYEK; this is encoded by the coding sequence ATGAACAACAAGCTCACTCTGTCACGCACTGCATGGATAGCATTACTCGCAAGCTTATCGGCCATAGCGCCGGTGCTTGCACAAGCCAACACTATTGTTCAAACACAAACAGCAGTTCAAGCGCAAACAGCCGTTAAAAGCCAAAGTGCAGACCAGATTTTTACCAATGCAGATATATACGGGCATCGCGAGTCGGACTCGATCGTTACCCATAACGGCAAGATCATCTTCATTGGTAACCAATCACAGGCGCATACTTTTCAAGGGCAAAGTACTGATGTCATTGATCTAGACAATGCCTTTGTGTTGCCGGGATTCATTGACAACCATAACCATGTGTTTGAAGCCGCCTCAGAGCTGGGTGGAAATTGTGAACTCGACTCTGAAGCAACGTTAGAAGAGCAAATCCCCTACTTAGAAGCGTGTAAGATCAATGCTGATACCGATGGCAGAGGTTGGCTAATGGGTTATGGTTTTTCTTTAGAAGCGACGCTCGATAGCGACTCTGAATACACACCACTTGAGATCATCGACAGCATCTTCCCGGATCGCCCAGTGGTGATCATGGAGCAGACTTCACACTCGATGTGGGTCAACTCTAAAGCACTGAAAATTGCTCGAATCAGCCAACAATCTCCGACCCCACAAGGCGGCGCTTATTTAAAAGACCAAGACAGCGGTAAGCTCAATGGCATCTTATTAGACAATGCTGGCGATCAAGTGATGGAGATGGCTTGGAACAGCCAAAGCGAGCTGTTTGAGCAAAGCTACCAAGGGTTAATGTTCGGACTTGAGGAAGCGGCAGCCCACGGCATCACTACCATTGGCGACGGTCGCATGTATTGGAAACGAGGTTGGTATGACGTTCGGTTAGAGGCCGAACAAAATCAAGACTTAACGGCGCGTGTATCGCTGCGCCCTTGGGTATACCCATCGATGGCAATACCTTCTCAATTAGAAGTCTTTGAGAAGATGTATTCCGACGATAAAAGCCGTCTGTTACTTGTCGATCAGGTGAAAATGTACAGCGACGGCATCTTTATCAACGGCACCGCCAAAACGCTCGCACCCTACTTAGATACTTATCTTCCCCAGTCTCCTAATGGCTTGAACTATATTCCACCAGAACAAATGAAAGAGTGGCTAACTGCGCTCGAAAAAATAGGTTTTAGCGCCCATATTCATGCGATTGGTGATGGTGCCGTTCGTGAATCGCTTGATGCGATAGAAAGCATTCGCAAACAAGGTTCAACCAAGCCCTACACCCTAACCCATGTCGAATTAATCAATGATGAAGATGTGCCACGTTTTCGCCAATTAGACGTGACCGCAGATTTCCAAGTCGGCTCTGATTACGTTGCAAGGCATCAACACCAATGGGCCGAAGCTTTCCTTGGTGCTCGCCGTGCCAAAGCCATGATGAACTTAGACGCGATACTTAAGACTGATGCCAATATCACCTTAAGCAGTGACTGGAACGTACACGACATCAATCCTTTAGTCGGCATCGCGAACAGTTTGATTATGGGTAAAACAGGCCTAACCGATATCTACACCGCGATTGATGCTTACACGCTTAATGCAGCCAAAAGTCTTGGAATTGAAGACGTAACAGGTTCTATTGAGGTAGGGAAATCCGCTGACTTTGCCATTCTCGACCGAGACATCACCACAGTGTCAGCAAGACAAATCGCTAAGACTCAAGTGTTGATGACGGTGTTGCGCGGGGATGTGGTTTACGAAAAATAA
- a CDS encoding lipocalin family protein: MKKILLLLSVILLGGCVGMPETVKPVQQFELDRYLGKWYEVARLDHSFERGLDNISAEYSLRDDGGVKVINRGYSAEEGEWNEAEGKAYFVEGSEQGYLKVSFFGPFYGAYVVFELDKEGYQYAFVSGPDTDYLWLLARTPEVAPEVMEKFKAMSKERGFNTDELIVVEHTQ, translated from the coding sequence GTGAAAAAAATATTATTGCTGCTTAGCGTGATCTTATTGGGTGGTTGTGTGGGCATGCCCGAAACGGTTAAGCCCGTTCAACAGTTCGAGTTGGATCGATACTTAGGAAAATGGTACGAAGTGGCTCGTTTGGATCACTCGTTTGAGCGTGGCTTAGACAACATCAGCGCTGAGTACAGCCTGCGTGATGATGGCGGCGTGAAGGTGATTAACCGTGGATACTCTGCCGAAGAGGGTGAGTGGAACGAAGCGGAAGGCAAAGCGTATTTTGTCGAAGGTTCTGAACAAGGCTATTTGAAAGTGTCTTTCTTTGGCCCTTTCTACGGCGCTTATGTGGTGTTTGAATTGGACAAAGAGGGATACCAGTACGCGTTTGTTTCTGGCCCTGACACCGATTACTTGTGGCTGCTAGCAAGAACGCCTGAAGTCGCACCTGAAGTGATGGAGAAGTTTAAAGCGATGTCGAAAGAGCGTGGGTTCAATACCGATGAGCTGATCGTTGTGGAACATACCCAATAA
- a CDS encoding TetR/AcrR family transcriptional regulator: MTKIIKSEQKRSQILTAASQLFSDHGFKINMDQIAKAANVSKQTVYSHFKNKDELFETCMQTKCAERELNPSAFDMKATLEEELVKFGVKFQNLLLDEQSRQTFQNAVSQSNTHPEIASIYLETGPQKTTKLLADYLQSKIDSGDLTLSTSSSPIIAARQLLLMFHGKSAYWAFFGHDSGESDNERLNYTRECVALFLNGNQPR; encoded by the coding sequence GTGACTAAAATCATCAAGAGTGAACAGAAGAGATCGCAGATCTTAACCGCAGCAAGCCAACTTTTCTCTGATCATGGCTTCAAGATCAATATGGATCAGATAGCGAAAGCAGCGAACGTTTCTAAGCAAACGGTCTACTCCCACTTTAAAAACAAAGACGAACTTTTCGAAACCTGCATGCAAACCAAGTGTGCGGAACGCGAACTCAACCCTTCAGCGTTTGATATGAAGGCCACTTTGGAAGAAGAATTGGTGAAGTTTGGTGTGAAGTTTCAAAATTTGTTACTTGATGAGCAGTCTAGGCAGACCTTTCAAAATGCGGTGAGCCAATCCAACACACATCCAGAAATTGCTTCTATTTATTTAGAAACAGGGCCACAGAAGACCACTAAGTTACTCGCTGATTATTTGCAGTCGAAAATAGATTCGGGTGACTTAACGCTTTCAACATCAAGTTCACCGATCATTGCTGCACGACAATTGTTGCTGATGTTTCATGGTAAGTCGGCTTATTGGGCATTCTTCGGACACGACAGCGGCGAGTCTGATAATGAAAGACTGAATTACACGCGTGAGTGTGTCGCGCTATTCTTGAACGGCAACCAACCTCGCTAG
- a CDS encoding efflux RND transporter periplasmic adaptor subunit, producing the protein MYKLMKGSAVALSLSAFLVGCGEKEQAQESVDSTTETASSAQTILTVETMALALSSSYAVQREYVGVVKAGQQANLGFELAGKVNEILVDVGDTVTEGQPLIRLDTQLLQTESSQLKAQAEEVKAQLSLVAANLKRQRSLKAKGFSAEAEIDSLTSEQRVLQANLLRIDASVKGNQLKLVKSTILAPYSGTIATRFVSLGDVVNVGNPTLTLLASEGKEAFIGIPAHQMQKVTSLSSPSIRVGRDDFAVSLLNPGAMVDTQSRSVGLRYLFPEQASVLEGQLAYLKFDEQIDDQGYWVPLTGLIDGLRGVWNIFVIGEDNKVERRSVQVLFANNQQAYVSGAISEGEQVISSGLHRLVPGQTVKPASVTAE; encoded by the coding sequence ATGTATAAATTGATGAAGGGAAGTGCGGTGGCGTTATCTCTATCGGCTTTTCTTGTTGGATGTGGCGAAAAGGAACAAGCCCAAGAGTCGGTTGATTCAACCACTGAAACGGCTTCGAGCGCCCAAACCATTTTAACCGTGGAAACGATGGCCTTGGCGCTGTCTTCCTCTTATGCGGTACAGCGTGAATATGTTGGTGTGGTAAAAGCAGGGCAACAGGCGAATCTTGGTTTTGAATTGGCGGGTAAAGTAAACGAGATTCTAGTGGATGTCGGTGACACAGTAACCGAAGGTCAACCCTTAATCCGGTTAGACACCCAGCTGTTGCAGACTGAATCGAGCCAACTGAAAGCGCAAGCTGAAGAAGTCAAAGCACAACTGAGCCTTGTGGCGGCAAACTTGAAGCGTCAACGTTCACTGAAAGCAAAAGGCTTCAGTGCCGAGGCTGAGATTGATTCTCTTACTAGTGAACAACGTGTATTGCAGGCGAACTTGCTGCGCATTGATGCTTCAGTAAAAGGCAATCAATTGAAGCTGGTGAAATCGACAATTCTTGCGCCATATTCAGGCACCATCGCAACACGCTTTGTCTCCTTAGGTGATGTTGTAAATGTAGGTAATCCAACCCTGACATTGCTTGCCTCTGAAGGTAAAGAAGCGTTCATTGGTATTCCTGCCCATCAAATGCAAAAAGTAACCTCGCTTTCTTCACCAAGTATTCGTGTCGGGCGAGACGATTTCGCTGTGAGCCTGCTTAATCCGGGGGCGATGGTGGATACTCAATCTCGCAGTGTTGGCCTACGTTACTTGTTTCCGGAGCAAGCTTCTGTTTTAGAAGGGCAACTTGCGTACCTTAAGTTTGATGAGCAAATCGATGACCAAGGTTACTGGGTTCCGCTCACTGGTTTGATCGATGGCCTACGTGGTGTGTGGAATATCTTCGTTATTGGTGAAGACAACAAAGTTGAACGTCGAAGCGTACAGGTGTTGTTTGCCAACAACCAACAAGCCTACGTGAGCGGTGCAATCAGCGAAGGTGAGCAGGTGATATCCAGTGGTTTACATCGTTTGGTTCCCGGCCAAACCGTGAAGCCAGCCAGCGTTACTGCTGAATAG